Proteins encoded in a region of the Triticum dicoccoides isolate Atlit2015 ecotype Zavitan chromosome 3A, WEW_v2.0, whole genome shotgun sequence genome:
- the LOC119266709 gene encoding uncharacterized protein LOC119266709 isoform X1 — protein sequence MDDEAQETPNVGDLPKKAPKVMNWTPPMSALMLKGLSEVAARGAKTEKGFNEVSVFREQILQLAGIACHEEEGKSRTELLEKLKTCNKVMLVELCRSFDVPGSTSTKKDELVTIVMEFLMEHCSGIIYTDPDKAQLLSCQKFKKRKRKKNGADLSGGEPSKKRKPDGTLLEFCSQEEADGRKAVEDRTNHSEFSLRDSRDELVNDSALGKLAVVPLPGVPFPTDEQTLITTPSAKLFSNVENDTMDMAASMKKNISVTKKKAIQNTDSKEKSGGKTMSRGDAKPWKQAPKPSKDELRQAVSCILGAANFATMTFGEVVKAVDKYFGKDLFERKPLVRALIEEELFRLAKEAERKEVEEEEAMEAKVKAAKDSARDGRVESDIDKEEYEVEAGPDGKSKDAEKIGNSKSSDKGGKSGICVKAGEKGNSNAAAAENLQDGKSEVDDTRKKEFSKDCEAEKIVQNANGDGGMEMLRDGEAETGNNCNGNTIGGSGEKDDTTDGRCEEGRAEKDAENAGDCEPEESETNEPEAEVKDVKSKEASGNEITLSHGAN from the exons ATGGATGATGAGGCGCAGGAGACTCCAAATGTTGGTGATCTTCCCAAGAAGGCCCCCAAGGTGATGAATTGGACTCCACCCATGTCTGCGTTGATGTTGAAAGGCCTTTCAGAGGTGGCGGCAAGAGGTGCCAAGACTGAAAAAGGATTCAATGAG GTAAGTGTCTTCAGAGAACAAATTCTCCAACTTGCTGGGATTGCTTGTCATGAAGAGGAG GGAAAATCACGGACAGAGCTACTGGAGAAGCTCAAAACATGTAACAAGGTTATGCTAGTTGAACTGTGCCGTTCATTTGATGTCCCTGGTTCAACAAGCACTAAGAAG GATGAATTAGTGACAATAGTGATGGAGTTCTTGATGGAACACTGTTCTGGTATTATTTACACAGATCCTGATAAGGCTCAACTTCTTAGCTGCCAG AAATTTAAGAAAAGAAAGCGCAAGAAGAATGGAGCGGATCTATCTGGTGGTGAACCTTCCAAG AAAAGGAAACCAGATGGAACTCTACTGGAATTTTGTAGTCAAGAGGAAGCAGATGGGAGAAAAGCTGTAGAAGATAGAACAAACCATTCCGAGTTCAGCTTGAGGGATAGCAGAGATGAGCTGGTAAATGACTCCGCGTTGGGGAAATTAGCTGTAGTTCCACTGCCAGGAGTACCGTTTCCTACAGATGAACAAACGCTAATCACAACACCATCTGCAAAGTTATTTAGCAATGTTGAGAATGATACCATGGATATGGCGGCTTCAatgaagaaaaacatttctgttACCAAGAAAAAGGCAATCCAAAACACAGATTCcaaggagaaatctggtg GTAAAACTATGTCTAGAGGAGATGCGAAACCATGGAAGCAGGCACCGAAACCAAGTAAGGATGAGCTGAGACAGGCTGTCTCCTGTATATTGGGTGCTGCAAATTTTGCCACG ATGACTTTTGGAGAGGTTGTAAAAGCAGTTG ACAAATACTTTGGCAAGGATTTGTTTGAGAGGAAGCCGCTGGTAAGGGCCTTGATAGAGGAGGAGCTGTTTAGGCTAGCCAAGGAGGCTGAGAGGAAGGAAGTGGAAGAGGAGGAAGCAATGGAAGCAAAAGTAAAAGCTGCCAAGGACAGCGCAAGGGATGGAAGAGTTGAATCAGACATAGACAAGGAGGAATATGAAGTTGAAGCTGGTCCAGATGGTAAATCTAAGGATGCTGAAAAGATTGGCAACAGCAAGAGTAGTGATAAAGGTGGTAAAAGTGGGATTTGTGTGAAGGCTGGCGAGAAGGGAAATAGCAACGCTGCTGCCGCTGAAAATTTACAAGATGGAAAGTCCGAAGTTGACGACACAAGGAAGAAAGAATTTAGCAAGGATTGCGAGGCTGAAAAGATTGTGCAGAATGCAAATGGCGATGGTGGCATGGAAATGTTGAGGGATGGTGAAGCTGAAACTGGGAATAATTGCAACGGTAACACCATAGGAGGTTCTGGAGAAAAAGATGACACTACAGATGGCAGATGTGAAGAAGGCAGGGCTGAAAAAGATGCAGAAAATGCTGGTGACTGTGAACCTGAAGAATCTGAAACTAATGAACCAGAAGCAGAAGTAAAAGATGTGAAATCTAAGGAAGCCAGTGGCAATGAGATTACCCTATCCCATGGTGCTAACTAA
- the LOC119266709 gene encoding uncharacterized protein LOC119266709 isoform X3: MLVELCRSFDVPGSTSTKKDELVTIVMEFLMEHCSGIIYTDPDKAQLLSCQKFKKRKRKKNGADLSGGEPSKKRKPDGTLLEFCSQEEADGRKAVEDRTNHSEFSLRDSRDELVNDSALGKLAVVPLPGVPFPTDEQTLITTPSAKLFSNVENDTMDMAASMKKNISVTKKKAIQNTDSKEKSGGKTMSRGDAKPWKQAPKPSKDELRQAVSCILGAANFATMTFGEVVKAVDKYFGKDLFERKPLVRALIEEELFRLAKEAERKEVEEEEAMEAKVKAAKDSARDGRVESDIDKEEYEVEAGPDGKSKDAEKIGNSKSSDKGGKSGICVKAGEKGNSNAAAAENLQDGKSEVDDTRKKEFSKDCEAEKIVQNANGDGGMEMLRDGEAETGNNCNGNTIGGSGEKDDTTDGRCEEGRAEKDAENAGDCEPEESETNEPEAEVKDVKSKEASGNEITLSHGAN; this comes from the exons ATGCTAGTTGAACTGTGCCGTTCATTTGATGTCCCTGGTTCAACAAGCACTAAGAAG GATGAATTAGTGACAATAGTGATGGAGTTCTTGATGGAACACTGTTCTGGTATTATTTACACAGATCCTGATAAGGCTCAACTTCTTAGCTGCCAG AAATTTAAGAAAAGAAAGCGCAAGAAGAATGGAGCGGATCTATCTGGTGGTGAACCTTCCAAG AAAAGGAAACCAGATGGAACTCTACTGGAATTTTGTAGTCAAGAGGAAGCAGATGGGAGAAAAGCTGTAGAAGATAGAACAAACCATTCCGAGTTCAGCTTGAGGGATAGCAGAGATGAGCTGGTAAATGACTCCGCGTTGGGGAAATTAGCTGTAGTTCCACTGCCAGGAGTACCGTTTCCTACAGATGAACAAACGCTAATCACAACACCATCTGCAAAGTTATTTAGCAATGTTGAGAATGATACCATGGATATGGCGGCTTCAatgaagaaaaacatttctgttACCAAGAAAAAGGCAATCCAAAACACAGATTCcaaggagaaatctggtg GTAAAACTATGTCTAGAGGAGATGCGAAACCATGGAAGCAGGCACCGAAACCAAGTAAGGATGAGCTGAGACAGGCTGTCTCCTGTATATTGGGTGCTGCAAATTTTGCCACG ATGACTTTTGGAGAGGTTGTAAAAGCAGTTG ACAAATACTTTGGCAAGGATTTGTTTGAGAGGAAGCCGCTGGTAAGGGCCTTGATAGAGGAGGAGCTGTTTAGGCTAGCCAAGGAGGCTGAGAGGAAGGAAGTGGAAGAGGAGGAAGCAATGGAAGCAAAAGTAAAAGCTGCCAAGGACAGCGCAAGGGATGGAAGAGTTGAATCAGACATAGACAAGGAGGAATATGAAGTTGAAGCTGGTCCAGATGGTAAATCTAAGGATGCTGAAAAGATTGGCAACAGCAAGAGTAGTGATAAAGGTGGTAAAAGTGGGATTTGTGTGAAGGCTGGCGAGAAGGGAAATAGCAACGCTGCTGCCGCTGAAAATTTACAAGATGGAAAGTCCGAAGTTGACGACACAAGGAAGAAAGAATTTAGCAAGGATTGCGAGGCTGAAAAGATTGTGCAGAATGCAAATGGCGATGGTGGCATGGAAATGTTGAGGGATGGTGAAGCTGAAACTGGGAATAATTGCAACGGTAACACCATAGGAGGTTCTGGAGAAAAAGATGACACTACAGATGGCAGATGTGAAGAAGGCAGGGCTGAAAAAGATGCAGAAAATGCTGGTGACTGTGAACCTGAAGAATCTGAAACTAATGAACCAGAAGCAGAAGTAAAAGATGTGAAATCTAAGGAAGCCAGTGGCAATGAGATTACCCTATCCCATGGTGCTAACTAA
- the LOC119266709 gene encoding uncharacterized protein LOC119266709 isoform X2 produces the protein MDDEAQETPNVGDLPKKAPKVSVFREQILQLAGIACHEEEGKSRTELLEKLKTCNKVMLVELCRSFDVPGSTSTKKDELVTIVMEFLMEHCSGIIYTDPDKAQLLSCQKFKKRKRKKNGADLSGGEPSKKRKPDGTLLEFCSQEEADGRKAVEDRTNHSEFSLRDSRDELVNDSALGKLAVVPLPGVPFPTDEQTLITTPSAKLFSNVENDTMDMAASMKKNISVTKKKAIQNTDSKEKSGGKTMSRGDAKPWKQAPKPSKDELRQAVSCILGAANFATMTFGEVVKAVDKYFGKDLFERKPLVRALIEEELFRLAKEAERKEVEEEEAMEAKVKAAKDSARDGRVESDIDKEEYEVEAGPDGKSKDAEKIGNSKSSDKGGKSGICVKAGEKGNSNAAAAENLQDGKSEVDDTRKKEFSKDCEAEKIVQNANGDGGMEMLRDGEAETGNNCNGNTIGGSGEKDDTTDGRCEEGRAEKDAENAGDCEPEESETNEPEAEVKDVKSKEASGNEITLSHGAN, from the exons ATGGATGATGAGGCGCAGGAGACTCCAAATGTTGGTGATCTTCCCAAGAAGGCCCCCAAG GTAAGTGTCTTCAGAGAACAAATTCTCCAACTTGCTGGGATTGCTTGTCATGAAGAGGAG GGAAAATCACGGACAGAGCTACTGGAGAAGCTCAAAACATGTAACAAGGTTATGCTAGTTGAACTGTGCCGTTCATTTGATGTCCCTGGTTCAACAAGCACTAAGAAG GATGAATTAGTGACAATAGTGATGGAGTTCTTGATGGAACACTGTTCTGGTATTATTTACACAGATCCTGATAAGGCTCAACTTCTTAGCTGCCAG AAATTTAAGAAAAGAAAGCGCAAGAAGAATGGAGCGGATCTATCTGGTGGTGAACCTTCCAAG AAAAGGAAACCAGATGGAACTCTACTGGAATTTTGTAGTCAAGAGGAAGCAGATGGGAGAAAAGCTGTAGAAGATAGAACAAACCATTCCGAGTTCAGCTTGAGGGATAGCAGAGATGAGCTGGTAAATGACTCCGCGTTGGGGAAATTAGCTGTAGTTCCACTGCCAGGAGTACCGTTTCCTACAGATGAACAAACGCTAATCACAACACCATCTGCAAAGTTATTTAGCAATGTTGAGAATGATACCATGGATATGGCGGCTTCAatgaagaaaaacatttctgttACCAAGAAAAAGGCAATCCAAAACACAGATTCcaaggagaaatctggtg GTAAAACTATGTCTAGAGGAGATGCGAAACCATGGAAGCAGGCACCGAAACCAAGTAAGGATGAGCTGAGACAGGCTGTCTCCTGTATATTGGGTGCTGCAAATTTTGCCACG ATGACTTTTGGAGAGGTTGTAAAAGCAGTTG ACAAATACTTTGGCAAGGATTTGTTTGAGAGGAAGCCGCTGGTAAGGGCCTTGATAGAGGAGGAGCTGTTTAGGCTAGCCAAGGAGGCTGAGAGGAAGGAAGTGGAAGAGGAGGAAGCAATGGAAGCAAAAGTAAAAGCTGCCAAGGACAGCGCAAGGGATGGAAGAGTTGAATCAGACATAGACAAGGAGGAATATGAAGTTGAAGCTGGTCCAGATGGTAAATCTAAGGATGCTGAAAAGATTGGCAACAGCAAGAGTAGTGATAAAGGTGGTAAAAGTGGGATTTGTGTGAAGGCTGGCGAGAAGGGAAATAGCAACGCTGCTGCCGCTGAAAATTTACAAGATGGAAAGTCCGAAGTTGACGACACAAGGAAGAAAGAATTTAGCAAGGATTGCGAGGCTGAAAAGATTGTGCAGAATGCAAATGGCGATGGTGGCATGGAAATGTTGAGGGATGGTGAAGCTGAAACTGGGAATAATTGCAACGGTAACACCATAGGAGGTTCTGGAGAAAAAGATGACACTACAGATGGCAGATGTGAAGAAGGCAGGGCTGAAAAAGATGCAGAAAATGCTGGTGACTGTGAACCTGAAGAATCTGAAACTAATGAACCAGAAGCAGAAGTAAAAGATGTGAAATCTAAGGAAGCCAGTGGCAATGAGATTACCCTATCCCATGGTGCTAACTAA